The following proteins are encoded in a genomic region of Opisthocomus hoazin isolate bOpiHoa1 chromosome 4, bOpiHoa1.hap1, whole genome shotgun sequence:
- the POLR2H gene encoding DNA-directed RNA polymerases I, II, and III subunit RPABC3 isoform X2 encodes MAGILFEDIFDVKDIDPEGKKFDRVSRLHCESESFKMDLILDVNIQIYPVDLALPMCPTGGCSCGCREMQTTCTGLKWTLEFTC; translated from the exons atGGCCGGGATCCTGTTCGAGGACATCTTCGACGTGAAGGACATCGACCCCGAGGGGAAGAAGTTCGACCGCG TGTCCCGCCTGCACTGTGAGAGCGAGTCCTTCAAGATGGACCTCATCCTGGATGTGAACATCCAGATCTACCCCGTGGACCTGG ctctgcctATGTGTCCTACGGGGGGCTGCTCATGCGGCTGCAGGGAGATGCAAACAACCTGCACGGGTTTGAAGTGGACTCTCGAGTTTACCTGCTGA
- the EPHB3 gene encoding ephrin type-B receptor 3 isoform X1, which yields MDTKWVTSELAWTTHPETGWEEVSGYDEAMNPIRTYQVCNVREASQNNWLRTKFIQRQDVQRVYVELKFTVRDCNSIPNIPGSCKETFNLFYYESDTDSASANSPFWMENPYIKVDTIAPDESFSKLESGRVNTKVRSFGPLSKNGFYLAFQDLGACMSLISVRAFYKKCSNTIAGFAIFPETLTGAEPTSLVIAPGTCIPNAVEVSVPLKLYCNGDGEWMVPVGACTCAAGYEPAMKDTQCQACGPGTFKSKQGEGPCSPCPPNSRTTSGAATVCTCRNGFFRADTDPADSACTSVPSAPRSVISNVNETSLVLEWSEPQDTGGRDDLLYNVICKKCSVERRLCTRCDDNVEFMPRQLGLTERRIYISNLMAHTQYTFEIQAVNGISNKSPYPPHFASVNITTNQAAPSAVPTMHLHSSTGSSMTLSWTPPERPNGIILDYEIKYSEKQGQSDGIANTVTSQKNSVRLDGLKANARYLVQVRARTVAGYGRYSLPTEFQTTAEDGSTGKAFQELPLIVGSATAGLLFVIVVVIIAIVCFRKGMVTEHLLSSPLGRKQRNSTDPEYTEKLQQYVTPGMKVYIDPFTYEDPNEAVREFAKEIDISCVKIEEVIGAGEFGEVCRGRLKLPGRREIFVAIKTLKVGYTERQRRDFLSEASIMGQFDHPNIIHLEGVVTKSRPVMIITEFMENCALDSFLRLNDGQFTVIQLVGMLRGIAAGMKYLSEMNYVHRDLAARNILVNSNLVCKVSDFGLSRFLEDDPADPTYTSSLGGKIPIRWTAPEAIAYRKFTSASDVWSYGIVMWEVMSYGERPYWDMSNQDVINAVEQDYRLPPPMDCPTALHQLMLDCWVRDRNLRPKFAQIVNTLDKLIRNAASLKVIASVQSGISQPLLDRTVPDYTTFTTVGDWLDAIKMGRYKENFVNAGFASFDLVAQMTAEDLLRIGVTLAGHQKKILSSIQDMRLQMNQTLPVQV from the exons ATGGACACGAAGTGGGTGACCTCTGAGTTGGCATGGACAACTCATCCGGAGACAGGG TGGGAAGAAGTCAGTGGTTACGACGAGGCCATGAACCCCATCCGCACGTACCAGGTGTGCAACGTGCGGGAGGCCAGCCAGAACAACTGGCTTCGCACCAAGTTCATCCAGCGCCAGGACGTCCAGCGCGTCTACGTGGAGCTGAAGTTCACTGTGCGGGACTGCAACAGCATCCCCAACATCCCTGGCTCCTGCAAAGAGACCTTCAACCTCTTCTATTACGAGTCGGATACGGATTCTGCCTCTGCGAACAGCCCTTTCTGGATGGAGAACCCCTATATCAAAGTGGATACAATTGCCCCGGACGAGAGCTTCTCCAAGCTGGAGTCTGGCCGCGTGAACACCAAGGTGCGCAGCTTTGGCCCTCTCTCCAAGAACGGCTTTTACTTGGCCTTCCAGGACCTGGGAGCCTGCATGTCCCTCATCTCCGTCCGGGCTTTCTACAAGAAATGCTCCAACACCATTGCTGGCTTTGCTATCTTCCCGGAGACTTTAACGGGGGCTGAGCCCACTTCTCTGGTCATCGCACCGGGCACCTGCATCCCCAACGCGGTGGAGGTGTCTGTCCCCCTGAAGCTGTACTGCAACGGTGACGGCGAGTGGATGGTACCCGTGGGAGCATGCACGTGTGCCGCCGGATACGAGCCCGCCATGAAGGATACCCAGTGCCAAG cATGTGGCCCGGGAACCTTCAAGTCTAAGCAGGGGGAAGgtccctgctctccctgccctcccaacAGCCGGACCACCTCCGGAGCGGCAACAGTCTGCACGTGTCGAAACGGCTTTTTCCGCGCAGACACGGACCCCGCAGACAGTGCCTGCACCA GCGTCCCCTCTGCCCCCCGCAGCGTCATCTCCAACGTGAACGAGACGTCACTGGTGCTGGAGTGGAGCGAGCCGCAGGACACGGGTGGGCGGGATGACCTGCTCTACAACGTCATCTGCAAGAAGTGCAGCGTGGAGCGGCGCCTGTGCACCCGCTGCGACGACAACGTGGAGTTCATGCCGCGCCAGCTCGGCCTCACCGAGCGTCGCATCTACATCAGCAACCTGATGGCCCACACCCAGTACACCTTCGAGATCCAGGCTGTGAATGGCATCTCCAACAAGAGCCCTTACCCTCCCCATTTTGCCTCTGTCAACATCACCACCAACCAGGCAG CCCCATCTGCCGTGCCGACGATGCACCtgcacagcagcactgggagcagCATGACGCTGTCCTGGACGCCCCCAGAGAGACCCAACGGCATCATTCTAGACTATGAGATCAAGTACTCGGAGAAG CAAGGCCAGAGTGATGGCATTGCCAACACGGTCACCAGCCAGAAGAACTCGGTGCGGCTGGACGGGCTGAAGGCCAATGCTCGGTACTTGGTGCAGGTCCGGGCACGCACGGTGGCTGGATACGGCCGCTACAGCCTCCCCACGGAGTTTCAGACAACTGCGGAGGATG gCTCCACTGGCAAGGCTTTCCAGGAGCTACCTCTGATCGTGGGTTCGGCCACCGCGGGGCTGCTCTTCGTCATCGTTGTGGTGATCATCGCTATCGTCTGCTTCAG GAAAGGGATGGTTACTGAACACCTCCTCTCGTCTCCTTTGGGCAGGAAGCAGCGCAACAGCACGGACCCCGAGTACACGGAGAAGCTGCAGCAATACG TCACCCCTGGGATGAAGGTCTACATTGACCCCTTCACCTACGAGGACCCCAACGAAGCCGTCCGGGAATTCGCCAAAGAGATCGACATCTCCTGCGTCAAAATCGAGGAGGTCATTGGAGCAG GGGAGTTCGGCGAGGTGTGTCGCGGGCGCCTGAAGCTGCCCGGCCGCCGCGAGATCTTCGTGGCCATCAAGACGCTGAAGGTGGGCTACACAGAGCGGCAGCGGCGGGACTTCCTGAGCGAGGCCAGCATCATGGGCCAGTTCGACCACCCCAACATCATCCACCTGGAGGGGGTGGTGACCAAGAGCCGCCCTGTTATGATCATCACAGAGTTCATGGAGAACTGCGCGCTCGACTCCTTCCTCCGG ctgAACGATGGGCAGTTCACAGTCATTCAGCTGGTGGGAATGCTGCGAGGCATCGCCGCCGGCATGAAGTACCTTTCGGAGATGAACTACGTGCACCGGGATCTGGCTGCCCGCAACATCCTGGTCAACAGCAACTTGGTCTGCAAAGTGTCCGACTTCGGGCTCTCTCGCTTTTTGGAGGATGACCCGGCTGACCCCACCTACACCAGCTCCCTG GGGGGCAAGATCCCGATCAGGTGGACGGCTCCCGAGGCCATTGCCTACCGCAAATTCACTTCAGCCAGCGACGTATGGAGCTACGGCATCGTCATGTGGGAAGTGATGTCCTACGGGGAGCGACCCTACTGGGACATGTCCAACCAGGAC GTGATCAACGCAGTGGAGCAAGATTACCGCCTGCCACCCCCCATGGACTGCCCCACAGCACTGCACCAGCTGATGCTGGACTGCTGGGTGCGGGACCGCAACCTGCGGCCCAAGTTTGCACAGATCGTCAACACGCTGGACAAGCTCATCCGCAACGCCGCCAGCCTGAAAGTCATCGCCAGCGTCCAGTCTGG CATCTCCCAGCCGCTTCTGGACCGCACCGTCCCGGATTACACCACCTTTACCACCGTGGGCGACTGGCTAGATGCCATCAAAATGGGACGGTACAAGGAGAACTTTGTCAATGCCGGCTTCGCCTCCTTCGACCTGGTGGCACAGATGACTGCGGA AGACCTGCTGAGGATAGGGGTGACGCTAGCAGGGCACCAGAAGAAGATCCTGAGCAGCATTCAGGACATGAGGCTGCAGATGAACCAGACGCTCCCGGTGCAGGTTTGA
- the POLR2H gene encoding DNA-directed RNA polymerases I, II, and III subunit RPABC3 isoform X1, protein MAGILFEDIFDVKDIDPEGKKFDRVSRLHCESESFKMDLILDVNIQIYPVDLGDKFRLVIASTLYEDGTLDDGEYNPTDDRPSRADQFEYVMYGKVYRIEGDETSTEAATRLSAYVSYGGLLMRLQGDANNLHGFEVDSRVYLLMKKLAF, encoded by the exons atGGCCGGGATCCTGTTCGAGGACATCTTCGACGTGAAGGACATCGACCCCGAGGGGAAGAAGTTCGACCGCG TGTCCCGCCTGCACTGTGAGAGCGAGTCCTTCAAGATGGACCTCATCCTGGATGTGAACATCCAGATCTACCCCGTGGACCTGG GGGACAAATTCCGCCTGGTCATCGCCAGTACCTTGTACGAAGACGGCACGCTGGACGACGGCGAGTATAACCCTACGGACGACAGGCCATCCAG GGCAGACCAGTTCGAGTACGTGATGTATGGCAAGGTGTACAGGATCGAAGGGGACGAGACCTCCACGGAGGCAGCCACGCGCCT ctctgcctATGTGTCCTACGGGGGGCTGCTCATGCGGCTGCAGGGAGATGCAAACAACCTGCACGGGTTTGAAGTGGACTCTCGAGTTTACCTGCTGATGAAGAAGCTGGCCTTCTAG
- the EPHB3 gene encoding ephrin type-B receptor 3 isoform X2 yields the protein MDTKWVTSELAWTTHPETGWEEVSGYDEAMNPIRTYQVCNVREASQNNWLRTKFIQRQDVQRVYVELKFTVRDCNSIPNIPGSCKETFNLFYYESDTDSASANSPFWMENPYIKVDTIAPDESFSKLESGRVNTKVRSFGPLSKNGFYLAFQDLGACMSLISVRAFYKKCSNTIAGFAIFPETLTGAEPTSLVIAPGTCIPNAVEVSVPLKLYCNGDGEWMVPVGACTCAAGYEPAMKDTQCQACGPGTFKSKQGEGPCSPCPPNSRTTSGAATVCTCRNGFFRADTDPADSACTSVPSAPRSVISNVNETSLVLEWSEPQDTGGRDDLLYNVICKKCSVERRLCTRCDDNVEFMPRQLGLTERRIYISNLMAHTQYTFEIQAVNGISNKSPYPPHFASVNITTNQAAPSAVPTMHLHSSTGSSMTLSWTPPERPNGIILDYEIKYSEKQGQSDGIANTVTSQKNSVRLDGLKANARYLVQVRARTVAGYGRYSLPTEFQTTAEDGSTGKAFQELPLIVGSATAGLLFVIVVVIIAIVCFRKQRNSTDPEYTEKLQQYVTPGMKVYIDPFTYEDPNEAVREFAKEIDISCVKIEEVIGAGEFGEVCRGRLKLPGRREIFVAIKTLKVGYTERQRRDFLSEASIMGQFDHPNIIHLEGVVTKSRPVMIITEFMENCALDSFLRLNDGQFTVIQLVGMLRGIAAGMKYLSEMNYVHRDLAARNILVNSNLVCKVSDFGLSRFLEDDPADPTYTSSLGGKIPIRWTAPEAIAYRKFTSASDVWSYGIVMWEVMSYGERPYWDMSNQDVINAVEQDYRLPPPMDCPTALHQLMLDCWVRDRNLRPKFAQIVNTLDKLIRNAASLKVIASVQSGISQPLLDRTVPDYTTFTTVGDWLDAIKMGRYKENFVNAGFASFDLVAQMTAEDLLRIGVTLAGHQKKILSSIQDMRLQMNQTLPVQV from the exons ATGGACACGAAGTGGGTGACCTCTGAGTTGGCATGGACAACTCATCCGGAGACAGGG TGGGAAGAAGTCAGTGGTTACGACGAGGCCATGAACCCCATCCGCACGTACCAGGTGTGCAACGTGCGGGAGGCCAGCCAGAACAACTGGCTTCGCACCAAGTTCATCCAGCGCCAGGACGTCCAGCGCGTCTACGTGGAGCTGAAGTTCACTGTGCGGGACTGCAACAGCATCCCCAACATCCCTGGCTCCTGCAAAGAGACCTTCAACCTCTTCTATTACGAGTCGGATACGGATTCTGCCTCTGCGAACAGCCCTTTCTGGATGGAGAACCCCTATATCAAAGTGGATACAATTGCCCCGGACGAGAGCTTCTCCAAGCTGGAGTCTGGCCGCGTGAACACCAAGGTGCGCAGCTTTGGCCCTCTCTCCAAGAACGGCTTTTACTTGGCCTTCCAGGACCTGGGAGCCTGCATGTCCCTCATCTCCGTCCGGGCTTTCTACAAGAAATGCTCCAACACCATTGCTGGCTTTGCTATCTTCCCGGAGACTTTAACGGGGGCTGAGCCCACTTCTCTGGTCATCGCACCGGGCACCTGCATCCCCAACGCGGTGGAGGTGTCTGTCCCCCTGAAGCTGTACTGCAACGGTGACGGCGAGTGGATGGTACCCGTGGGAGCATGCACGTGTGCCGCCGGATACGAGCCCGCCATGAAGGATACCCAGTGCCAAG cATGTGGCCCGGGAACCTTCAAGTCTAAGCAGGGGGAAGgtccctgctctccctgccctcccaacAGCCGGACCACCTCCGGAGCGGCAACAGTCTGCACGTGTCGAAACGGCTTTTTCCGCGCAGACACGGACCCCGCAGACAGTGCCTGCACCA GCGTCCCCTCTGCCCCCCGCAGCGTCATCTCCAACGTGAACGAGACGTCACTGGTGCTGGAGTGGAGCGAGCCGCAGGACACGGGTGGGCGGGATGACCTGCTCTACAACGTCATCTGCAAGAAGTGCAGCGTGGAGCGGCGCCTGTGCACCCGCTGCGACGACAACGTGGAGTTCATGCCGCGCCAGCTCGGCCTCACCGAGCGTCGCATCTACATCAGCAACCTGATGGCCCACACCCAGTACACCTTCGAGATCCAGGCTGTGAATGGCATCTCCAACAAGAGCCCTTACCCTCCCCATTTTGCCTCTGTCAACATCACCACCAACCAGGCAG CCCCATCTGCCGTGCCGACGATGCACCtgcacagcagcactgggagcagCATGACGCTGTCCTGGACGCCCCCAGAGAGACCCAACGGCATCATTCTAGACTATGAGATCAAGTACTCGGAGAAG CAAGGCCAGAGTGATGGCATTGCCAACACGGTCACCAGCCAGAAGAACTCGGTGCGGCTGGACGGGCTGAAGGCCAATGCTCGGTACTTGGTGCAGGTCCGGGCACGCACGGTGGCTGGATACGGCCGCTACAGCCTCCCCACGGAGTTTCAGACAACTGCGGAGGATG gCTCCACTGGCAAGGCTTTCCAGGAGCTACCTCTGATCGTGGGTTCGGCCACCGCGGGGCTGCTCTTCGTCATCGTTGTGGTGATCATCGCTATCGTCTGCTTCAG GAAGCAGCGCAACAGCACGGACCCCGAGTACACGGAGAAGCTGCAGCAATACG TCACCCCTGGGATGAAGGTCTACATTGACCCCTTCACCTACGAGGACCCCAACGAAGCCGTCCGGGAATTCGCCAAAGAGATCGACATCTCCTGCGTCAAAATCGAGGAGGTCATTGGAGCAG GGGAGTTCGGCGAGGTGTGTCGCGGGCGCCTGAAGCTGCCCGGCCGCCGCGAGATCTTCGTGGCCATCAAGACGCTGAAGGTGGGCTACACAGAGCGGCAGCGGCGGGACTTCCTGAGCGAGGCCAGCATCATGGGCCAGTTCGACCACCCCAACATCATCCACCTGGAGGGGGTGGTGACCAAGAGCCGCCCTGTTATGATCATCACAGAGTTCATGGAGAACTGCGCGCTCGACTCCTTCCTCCGG ctgAACGATGGGCAGTTCACAGTCATTCAGCTGGTGGGAATGCTGCGAGGCATCGCCGCCGGCATGAAGTACCTTTCGGAGATGAACTACGTGCACCGGGATCTGGCTGCCCGCAACATCCTGGTCAACAGCAACTTGGTCTGCAAAGTGTCCGACTTCGGGCTCTCTCGCTTTTTGGAGGATGACCCGGCTGACCCCACCTACACCAGCTCCCTG GGGGGCAAGATCCCGATCAGGTGGACGGCTCCCGAGGCCATTGCCTACCGCAAATTCACTTCAGCCAGCGACGTATGGAGCTACGGCATCGTCATGTGGGAAGTGATGTCCTACGGGGAGCGACCCTACTGGGACATGTCCAACCAGGAC GTGATCAACGCAGTGGAGCAAGATTACCGCCTGCCACCCCCCATGGACTGCCCCACAGCACTGCACCAGCTGATGCTGGACTGCTGGGTGCGGGACCGCAACCTGCGGCCCAAGTTTGCACAGATCGTCAACACGCTGGACAAGCTCATCCGCAACGCCGCCAGCCTGAAAGTCATCGCCAGCGTCCAGTCTGG CATCTCCCAGCCGCTTCTGGACCGCACCGTCCCGGATTACACCACCTTTACCACCGTGGGCGACTGGCTAGATGCCATCAAAATGGGACGGTACAAGGAGAACTTTGTCAATGCCGGCTTCGCCTCCTTCGACCTGGTGGCACAGATGACTGCGGA AGACCTGCTGAGGATAGGGGTGACGCTAGCAGGGCACCAGAAGAAGATCCTGAGCAGCATTCAGGACATGAGGCTGCAGATGAACCAGACGCTCCCGGTGCAGGTTTGA